From Syngnathus scovelli strain Florida chromosome 14, RoL_Ssco_1.2, whole genome shotgun sequence, one genomic window encodes:
- the LOC125981046 gene encoding dynein regulatory complex subunit 4-like, with translation MAKGKGKGKGKAVVVDENTPLTELTEQQLIERVAKITTELTRIQDEKKSFQLIRDQVKAFWEISKQKLQDVKDKLREGSIVRDEAKMLHRMKVTKYQQKVRHLESECHANISQLKLDGSRFSTIGDNKNFEMEQGALNEIRSLQVDISEKELYNQNHIEQLKFDQASKIVDIMVPHDWRKVELEAKHNAKILPMFETSEKKVEAEINVLDTQMQIRLESLKKEHDGAFRHALKRSWEFYQAHMEEISLLEKQLTTIMCQGVVRQLTSIQKQPVCPQENLQQDKKKLEELQRQLEKHNENKAHREASNARLAAVEDELEELSMKHSNLVQELESKELEHQELLKSQAAGLLEVQHRNGLRTRQLKLKLQAATETLEKLERSLGA, from the coding sequence atggctaaAGGGAAGGGCAAAGGGAAAGGGAAAGCGGTGGTCGTCGATGAAAACACGCCACTGACCGAACTGACCGAACAGCAGCTGATAGAGCGAGTTGCTAAGATCACAACGGAGCTGACCCGCATCCAAGATGAGAAGAAGAGCTTCCAGCTCATACGGGACCAAGTCAAAGCCTTCTGGGAGATCTCCAAACAGAAGCTTCAAGATGTGAAGGACAAGCTGCGTGAGGGCAGCATCGTGCGTGATGAGGCCAAGATGCTCCACAGGATGAAGGTGACCAAGTACCAGCAGAAGGTCCGGCACCTGGAGTCCGAGTGCCACGCCAATATTTCGCAACTGAAACTGGACGGGTCCCGTTTCTCCACCATCGGCGACAACAAGAACTTTGAGATGGAGCAAGGGGCGCTGAATGAGATCCGCAGCCTGCAGGTGGACATCAGTGAGAAGGAGCTCTACAACCAAAACCACATTGAGCAGCTTAAGTTCGACCAGGCGTCCAAGATTGTGGACATCATGGTCCCGCACGACTGGAGGAaggtggagctggaggccaagcACAACGCCAAGATTCTCCCAATGTTTGAAACATCCGAGAAGAAGGTAGAAGCCGAGATCAACGTCCTGGACACGCAAATGCAAATCCGTCTGGAGTCACTGAAGAAAGAGCACGACGGCGCTTTCCGCCATGCACTAAAGCGAAGCTGGGAGTTCTACCAAGCACATATGGAGGAGATCTCCCTCCTGGAGAAGCAGCTAACCACCATCATGTGCCAGGGTGTGGTACGGCAGCTCACGTCCATCCAGAAGCAGCCGGTGTGCCCGCAGGAGAACCTCCAGCAGGACAAGAAGAAACTCGAGGAGCTCCAAAGGCAGCTGGAGAAGCACAACGAGAACAAGGCCCATCGCGAAGCCAGCAACGCTCGCCTCGCGGCCGTGGAGGACGAGCTAGAGGAGCTTTCCATGAAGCACAGTAACCTTGTGCAAGAGCTGGAATCCAAGGAGCTGGAGCACCAGGAACTACTCAAGAGCCAGGCGGCGGGTCTTCTAGAGGTCCAGCACCGCAACGGACTACGGACGAGACAGCTGAAGCTCAAGCTGCAAGCCGCTACCGAAACTTTGGAGAAGCTTGAAAGGAGCCTCGGTGCATAA
- the tmx1 gene encoding thioredoxin-related transmembrane protein 1 — protein MFPSRLGQKHPSPICYLLVSVCLASLPFTGAKQDSLREVTDSNWEDILTGEWMIEFYAPWCPACQHLQPVWKEFAEWGEDMGVNIAKVDVTEQPGLSGRFIITSLPTIYHCKDGVFRKYQGARTKDEFLSFVDEKKWSTVEPVSSWFAPSSFLMNSMSALFKLSMFIRRCHNYMTEQLGIPVWGSYVIFGLATLFSGLALGLLLVFIADFVFPSRRFSPGYYQKKEAGDQAWLQQQQEEEEREADGEEEDDDDEEEEEKDDEAWRMRQRLAATLEGQPKTGQAVRKRAMAGRIQQNEDEEEEEEDT, from the exons ATGTTTCCCTCGCGTCTGGGTCAAAAACACCCCTCGCCGATATGCTATCTCCTTGTCAGCGTGTGCCTCGCGTCCTTGCCGTTTACCGGGGCCAAGCAAGACAGCCTCCGGGAAGTCACGGACAGCAACTGGGAGGACATCCTGACCGGAGAGTGGATGATTGAATT CTATGCACCCTGGTGTCCAGCCTGCCAGCACCTGCAACCGGTGTGGAAGGAGTTTGCAGAATGGGGGGAGGACATGGGTGTCAACATCGCCAAGGTGGACGTGACGGAGCAACCAG GTCTAAGTGGGAGATTCATCATTACGTCACTTCCAACTATTTACCA TTGTAAAGATGGCGTCTTCCGCAAATACCAGGGCGCACGCACCAAGGATGAATTCCTCAGCTTTGTGGACGAGAAGAAGTGGAGTACGGTGGAGCCGGTCTCCTCCTGGTTCGCTCCCTCGTCTTTTTT AATGAACTCAATGTCTGCTCTCTTCAAGCTCTCCATGTTCATCCGG CGTTGTCATAACTACATGACGGAGCAACTGGGCATTCCCGTGTGGGGCTCGTACGTCATCTTTGGCCTGGCCACACTCTTCTCCGGCCTCGCTCTTGGACTG ctgctgGTGTTTATCGCCGATTTTGTCTTCCCGTCTCGACGATTCTCTCCGGGCTACTATCAGA AGAAAGAAGCCGGGGACCAGGCGTGGCTCCaacagcagcaggaggaggaggagcgcgaAGCCGAcggcgaggaggaggacgacgacgacgaagaggaggaggagaaggacgaCGAGGCGTGGCGGATGCGGCAACGCCTCGCCGCCACCCTCGAGGGCCAGCCCAAGACGGGACAGGCCGTTCGGAAGCGGGCAATGGCCGGACGCATACAGCAAAatgaggatgaagaggaggaggaggaggacaccTAG